A genome region from Actinopolymorpha sp. NPDC004070 includes the following:
- a CDS encoding helix-turn-helix domain-containing protein: protein MRQPGVRADARRNRARLVEVAAQAFATGGLSVPMDEIARRAGVGPGTLYRHFPTRDALFEAVVQERLERLVDAARARLDAEHPGEALFEFVDLMVTEAAPKKDLVDALTGAGVDVRARLGATAAELRTQLDLLLARAQRARDVRADVTAADLLALLAGILHSQHASGDHTPADPARALTVVRDGLRTRRPRT from the coding sequence ATGCGGCAACCAGGTGTCCGCGCCGACGCCCGGCGCAACCGGGCACGCCTGGTCGAGGTGGCGGCGCAGGCATTCGCCACCGGCGGACTGAGCGTTCCGATGGACGAGATCGCCCGGCGGGCCGGGGTCGGTCCGGGCACGCTCTACCGGCACTTCCCGACCAGGGATGCGTTGTTCGAGGCGGTGGTGCAGGAACGGCTCGAACGCCTGGTCGACGCCGCCCGCGCCCGGCTGGACGCCGAACACCCCGGGGAGGCGTTGTTCGAGTTCGTCGACCTGATGGTGACCGAGGCCGCTCCGAAGAAGGACCTCGTGGACGCCCTGACCGGAGCCGGTGTCGATGTGCGCGCCCGGCTGGGCGCGACCGCCGCCGAACTCCGTACCCAACTCGACCTGCTGCTTGCCCGGGCCCAGCGCGCCCGCGACGTGCGCGCCGACGTCACCGCGGCCGACCTCCTGGCACTCCTCGCCGGGATCCTGCACTCCCAGCACGCCTCCGGTGACCACACCCCCGCGGACCCGGCCCGCGCGCTCACGGTCGTCCGGGACGGGTTGCGAACCCGCCGGCCGCGCACGTAG
- a CDS encoding nuclear transport factor 2 family protein has translation MDSDNPVSARGTVEQFLETTVSGRMGDLADFYAPTVVIEMPFAPEVLYPARTEVTREQLRERFTAGASSRRYTRLDNVRIHQTEDPETVVVEYELEGVTVETEEPFRLKYVMVMTIRDGLIVHSRDYADPLAGARVLGRLPELLSSLAEPAR, from the coding sequence ATGGACAGCGACAACCCGGTCAGCGCACGCGGGACGGTCGAACAGTTTCTCGAGACGACTGTCAGCGGACGGATGGGAGACCTGGCGGACTTCTACGCGCCGACGGTCGTGATCGAGATGCCGTTCGCACCCGAGGTGCTCTACCCGGCTCGTACGGAGGTGACCCGCGAACAGCTTCGCGAGCGATTCACCGCCGGGGCGTCCTCGCGCCGGTACACCCGTCTGGACAACGTGCGGATCCACCAGACCGAGGACCCCGAGACGGTCGTCGTCGAGTACGAACTCGAGGGCGTCACCGTCGAGACGGAAGAACCCTTCCGCCTGAAGTACGTGATGGTCATGACCATCCGCGACGGACTGATCGTGCACAGCCGCGACTACGCCGACCCGCTCGCCGGTGCCCGCGTGCTCGGCAGATTGCCCGAGCTCCTCTCCTCGCTGGCTGAGCCGGCTCGTTAA
- a CDS encoding phosphotransferase, whose product MTDREPSARQDEPHVDTLHGRGGNRLLWRDVPGPLRAEIESRLESPVVAAASKEGGFSPGLASVLRLADGRQVFAKAVSSALNPVSPSMHRREAAISGRLPASAPVPKLLWSHDDGDWVVLVFEALAGDPPTLPWVPAERDRVLAALADLAAAMTPAPPGLDLPAIDVLDEDFSGWRCLLDRPDPRLAEVDPWAAERLADLAAWETRWQAAAQGDTLLHGDIRADNVLLTGERVYFVDWPAATVGAAWVDLVLMLPSMAMQGAGEPEELLAGHPLARTADKDAVTAVIAGLAGYFVSRSLQPPPPGIPTVRSFQRAQGLACLRWLRQRGL is encoded by the coding sequence ATGACAGATCGGGAGCCGTCCGCCCGGCAGGACGAGCCGCACGTCGACACGTTGCACGGACGTGGCGGCAACCGGCTGCTGTGGCGGGACGTTCCGGGCCCGCTCCGCGCCGAGATCGAGTCCCGGCTGGAGAGTCCGGTCGTCGCGGCGGCCAGCAAGGAGGGCGGGTTCTCGCCCGGGCTGGCCTCGGTGCTCCGGCTCGCCGACGGGCGGCAGGTGTTCGCCAAAGCGGTCAGCTCGGCGCTGAACCCGGTCTCGCCGAGCATGCACCGCCGCGAGGCCGCGATCTCGGGCCGGCTTCCCGCGTCCGCCCCCGTCCCGAAGCTGTTGTGGTCGCACGACGACGGCGACTGGGTGGTGCTGGTGTTCGAGGCGCTGGCCGGTGATCCGCCCACCCTGCCGTGGGTCCCGGCCGAGCGGGATCGCGTACTCGCTGCCCTGGCCGACCTCGCCGCCGCGATGACTCCGGCACCGCCCGGGTTGGACCTACCCGCGATCGACGTTCTGGACGAGGACTTCTCCGGCTGGCGCTGCCTGCTCGACCGGCCCGATCCGCGGCTGGCCGAGGTCGACCCCTGGGCCGCCGAACGCCTCGCCGACCTGGCCGCGTGGGAGACGCGCTGGCAGGCGGCCGCCCAGGGTGACACGCTCCTGCACGGAGACATTCGTGCCGACAACGTTCTCCTCACCGGCGAACGCGTGTACTTCGTCGACTGGCCGGCCGCGACGGTCGGCGCCGCCTGGGTGGACCTGGTGCTGATGCTGCCCAGCATGGCCATGCAGGGCGCGGGCGAACCCGAGGAACTGCTGGCCGGCCACCCGCTGGCCCGCACGGCCGACAAGGATGCGGTCACCGCCGTGATCGCGGGGTTGGCGGGCTACTTCGTGTCGAGGTCGCTGCAGCCACCCCCGCCCGGGATCCCGACGGTGCGGTCATTCCAGCGAGCGCAGGGCCTCGCGTGCCTGCGCTGGCTGCGTCAGCGCGGGCTGTGA
- a CDS encoding TetR/AcrR family transcriptional regulator, whose translation MSDVIAAAAGVTRQTVYAHYPSREVLLAAVVDRISTEALAAIDAVRLDEGPAVDALLRLVETSWQTFERYPLLLRIAPGDLDPGAGQERHQPFVDRLLRLVRRGQRTGEIDRGLRPHWLVTAVIALGHAAGEEVRTGRMSARAATAALRVSLVRLLGVQGADAAAAPRMRRGGKGPARGHSPR comes from the coding sequence GTGTCGGACGTGATCGCGGCGGCGGCCGGTGTGACCCGGCAGACGGTCTACGCGCACTACCCCTCGCGGGAGGTTCTCCTGGCCGCCGTCGTCGACCGGATCAGTACGGAGGCACTCGCCGCCATCGACGCGGTCAGGCTGGACGAGGGTCCGGCGGTGGACGCGCTGCTGCGCCTGGTCGAGACGAGCTGGCAGACGTTCGAGCGATATCCACTGCTCCTGCGGATCGCACCCGGCGACCTGGACCCGGGTGCGGGCCAGGAACGGCACCAGCCGTTCGTCGACCGGCTGCTGCGACTGGTCCGGCGCGGGCAGCGGACCGGCGAGATCGACCGCGGTCTGCGCCCGCACTGGCTGGTCACGGCGGTGATCGCACTGGGGCACGCAGCCGGTGAGGAGGTCCGGACCGGACGCATGTCGGCGCGGGCCGCCACCGCAGCACTGCGGGTCAGCCTGGTCCGTCTCCTGGGCGTGCAGGGGGCCGACGCAGCGGCGGCTCCCCGCATGCGGCGCGGCGGGAAAGGTCCCGCCCGAGGTCACAGCCCGCGCTGA
- a CDS encoding nuclear transport factor 2 family protein: MTVRTNPDEQGPPESLGSSESFGPPDPARVGPEQFVAEFFTAFTRDLLGGEDVETVHDRYHTEDVVEIVDGNRWDRDRLVAHLRPVHRNLGDFSFHVHEAVRRGNRIAARLTFHAVVRGNTVDTEIALFGEFTDDGRLRRSHQLTRTLTAGRD; encoded by the coding sequence ATGACCGTACGTACGAATCCCGACGAGCAGGGGCCGCCCGAGTCGCTCGGGTCCTCCGAGTCGTTCGGTCCGCCCGACCCGGCGCGCGTTGGTCCCGAGCAGTTCGTCGCCGAGTTCTTCACCGCGTTCACCCGCGACCTGCTCGGGGGCGAGGACGTCGAGACGGTGCACGATCGCTACCACACCGAGGATGTCGTCGAGATCGTGGACGGGAACCGATGGGACCGGGACAGGCTGGTCGCCCACCTGCGACCGGTACACCGAAACCTCGGCGACTTCTCCTTCCACGTGCACGAGGCCGTGCGCCGCGGCAACCGGATCGCTGCCAGACTCACGTTCCACGCAGTGGTGCGCGGAAACACCGTCGACACCGAGATCGCCCTGTTCGGTGAGTTCACCGACGACGGCCGGCTACGCCGCTCCCACCAGCTCACCCGGACACTGACCGCCGGCCGGGACTGA
- a CDS encoding glutamine amidotransferase, whose translation MSTDSALRIVWVYPDLLSTYGDRGNLLILAQRARLRGIPVQTEEIRTDEAIPTDADVYLLAGGEDAPQTLAAERMLADGGLRRAVEHGAIVFAVCAGYQLVGSSFAARGRQYAGLDLYDLSSDRGPSRAVGELAGPVDPALALPLLTGFENHGGRTHLGPGVRPLATVSVGVGNDGHTEGAWTKGFVGTYAHGPALSRNPALADLVLRWATGRDSLEPLDDSWHDKLRNERLAALAARGKAVRHTA comes from the coding sequence GTGTCGACTGACAGCGCACTGCGCATCGTGTGGGTGTATCCCGATCTGCTGTCGACCTACGGCGACCGGGGCAACCTGCTGATCCTCGCCCAGCGGGCCCGGCTGCGCGGGATTCCCGTGCAGACGGAGGAGATCCGTACCGACGAAGCGATCCCGACCGACGCCGACGTCTACCTGCTCGCCGGCGGGGAGGACGCGCCGCAGACGCTGGCCGCCGAACGCATGCTCGCCGACGGCGGTCTGCGGCGGGCGGTCGAGCACGGGGCGATCGTCTTCGCGGTGTGCGCGGGCTACCAGCTGGTGGGTTCGTCGTTCGCCGCGCGCGGACGGCAGTACGCCGGGCTGGACCTGTACGACCTGAGCTCGGACCGCGGCCCGAGCCGCGCCGTCGGCGAGCTCGCAGGTCCGGTCGACCCGGCCCTGGCCCTGCCGCTGCTCACCGGCTTCGAGAACCACGGCGGGCGTACCCACCTCGGTCCGGGTGTGCGCCCGCTGGCCACCGTCTCGGTCGGGGTCGGCAACGACGGCCACACCGAGGGCGCCTGGACGAAGGGCTTCGTGGGGACCTACGCGCACGGACCGGCGCTGTCCCGCAACCCCGCGCTCGCCGACCTGGTGCTGCGGTGGGCGACCGGTCGGGACTCCCTGGAGCCACTGGACGACAGCTGGCACGACAAACTGCGCAACGAACGCCTGGCCGCCCTCGCCGCACGGGGCAAGGCCGTCCGCCACACCGCCTGA
- a CDS encoding MurT ligase domain-containing protein, which translates to MSTQLPLRARLAARATRGVAAISRAAGRGDGSVIGGRVGLGIDPRLLHRLAAGRQVAVVSGTNGKTTTTRLTAAAVGVLGPVASNPFGANLPNGHVSALALAPDTKYAVLEVDEHYLPHVCDGARPQVLAMLNLTRDQLDRAMEVAMIARLWRDTVSGRHLHVVANVDDPMVVWAASTAEEVSWVAAGQRWHDDSAVCPECGSAIERVPHADGVAIHWRCTGCALARPQAQWTLDDQAVVDPDGNRHDVKLSLPGQVNLANAAMALAVASRIGVRPNDALPRLAEVTSVAGRYAIVERDGKAIRLLLAKNPAGWLEAFDMAEQAPTLLCINARDPDGLDTSWLFDVDFAPLRGRRVLISGDRAYDLGVRLAVNGVDFTHVRSFTDALATMPDGRAEVIANYTAFQQIRAELNRVD; encoded by the coding sequence GTGAGCACACAGTTGCCGTTGCGAGCCAGGCTCGCGGCCCGCGCCACCCGTGGCGTGGCGGCCATCTCCCGGGCGGCCGGGCGTGGTGACGGATCGGTCATCGGCGGCCGCGTCGGACTCGGCATCGACCCCCGCCTTCTCCATCGGCTCGCGGCCGGCCGGCAGGTCGCGGTGGTGTCCGGCACCAACGGGAAGACCACCACCACCCGGCTCACCGCGGCGGCCGTCGGCGTACTTGGACCCGTGGCCAGCAACCCGTTCGGTGCCAACCTGCCGAACGGCCACGTGTCCGCGCTCGCCCTGGCGCCGGACACGAAGTACGCCGTGCTGGAGGTGGACGAGCACTACCTCCCGCACGTCTGCGACGGCGCCCGGCCCCAGGTGCTGGCGATGCTCAACCTGACCCGGGACCAACTCGACCGGGCCATGGAAGTGGCGATGATCGCCCGGCTGTGGCGGGACACGGTGAGCGGTCGTCACCTGCACGTCGTGGCCAACGTCGACGACCCGATGGTGGTGTGGGCGGCGAGCACGGCCGAGGAGGTCAGCTGGGTGGCCGCCGGTCAACGCTGGCACGACGACTCCGCGGTCTGCCCCGAGTGCGGCAGCGCCATCGAACGCGTCCCGCACGCCGACGGTGTGGCGATCCACTGGCGCTGCACCGGATGCGCGCTGGCCCGGCCTCAGGCGCAATGGACGCTTGACGACCAGGCCGTGGTCGACCCGGACGGGAACCGCCACGACGTCAAGCTGAGCTTGCCCGGGCAGGTGAACCTGGCGAACGCGGCGATGGCACTGGCGGTCGCGTCGCGGATCGGCGTACGCCCGAACGACGCGCTGCCCCGGTTGGCGGAGGTCACCTCGGTCGCCGGGCGCTACGCGATCGTCGAGCGGGACGGCAAGGCCATCCGGCTGCTGCTGGCGAAGAACCCGGCCGGCTGGCTGGAGGCGTTCGACATGGCCGAGCAGGCGCCGACACTGCTGTGCATCAACGCCCGCGACCCCGACGGGCTGGACACCTCCTGGCTGTTCGACGTGGACTTCGCGCCACTGCGCGGGCGCAGGGTGCTGATCAGTGGCGACCGCGCGTACGACCTGGGTGTCCGGCTGGCCGTGAACGGCGTCGACTTCACCCACGTCCGCTCCTTCACCGACGCGCTGGCGACGATGCCGGACGGGCGTGCGGAGGTGATCGCGAACTACACCGCCTTCCAGCAGATCAGAGCGGAGCTGAATCGTGTCGACTGA
- a CDS encoding DUF488 domain-containing protein, whose translation MTPTTPTTPTARITTFGHGTATAEATVDLLRGAGISTVVDVRTAPGSRRHPQFSRSELQRWLPEHGIAYRWERRLGGFRKVAPDSPDSAWRNDSFRGYAGHMRTAEFLAGIDDLLAGVQANSADARGSPDATDSAGATAIMCSESLWWRCHRRMIADFLQLVRGVEVRHLFPDGSVAAHQPGPGVRQRSDGLLVYDGGQASVFDDPE comes from the coding sequence ATGACCCCGACCACGCCGACGACGCCGACGGCCCGGATCACGACCTTCGGCCATGGCACCGCCACCGCCGAGGCGACCGTCGACCTGCTGCGCGGCGCCGGGATCTCCACGGTGGTGGACGTCCGGACCGCGCCGGGCAGCCGCCGCCACCCGCAGTTCTCCCGGTCCGAGCTCCAACGCTGGTTGCCCGAACACGGGATCGCCTACCGGTGGGAGCGCCGGCTCGGCGGCTTCCGCAAGGTGGCGCCGGACTCGCCGGACTCGGCATGGCGGAACGACTCCTTCCGGGGGTACGCCGGGCACATGCGCACGGCCGAGTTCCTGGCCGGAATCGACGACCTGCTCGCCGGCGTCCAGGCGAACTCCGCGGACGCCCGGGGCAGCCCCGATGCCACGGACAGCGCAGGGGCCACGGCGATCATGTGCAGCGAGAGCCTGTGGTGGCGGTGCCACCGGCGGATGATCGCCGACTTCCTCCAGTTGGTGCGCGGCGTGGAGGTGCGGCACCTGTTCCCGGACGGCTCGGTGGCCGCGCACCAGCCAGGCCCGGGCGTGCGGCAGCGTTCGGACGGGCTGCTCGTCTACGACGGCGGGCAGGCCAGCGTGTTCGACGATCCGGAGTAG
- a CDS encoding ankyrin repeat domain-containing protein — protein sequence MPTRPLPDNPSLEHLRNQARSLQRGTRAGDAEALAVFGEFDPRRDLTGGCSLSDAQLVVARSYGFPSWQRLRAHLDVVAEYSYWPRPVDDTDDGAEGAGSSDGRDLPALADRFLDLACLNYTRDTRHRPARARDLLRAHPEVARFSLHTMAAAGDAAGLRDALEWDRSQVDQSGGPYGWPPLMYLTYSRLETGEPVEAAEVLLAAGADPDSGRLWQGMTSAFTALTGAFGGGEQDQPPHPRAVDLARLLLRAGADPNDNQALYNRQFTPANDHLEVLFEFGLGREHESPWRRRLGHTYPSTTAMVEEQLRWAADHGMTARVRLLLDHGVAADGRGYHPNYGELTALQLATLAGEREIARMLLDAGADRGRVDAVQEFVGACVAGDRAGVERLTAVNPGLPAHVREQFPDAGVLVARTGSVEAMRLVLEQGFDVNTGVRGGVLGPPLRRTALHEAAHAGNLPLVRFLVEQGADHGLRDASFDATPLGWAEHGGNEETAAYLRRLG from the coding sequence GTGCCGACTCGTCCGCTCCCCGACAATCCCAGCCTCGAGCATCTCAGGAACCAGGCCAGGTCGCTGCAGCGCGGCACCCGGGCGGGTGACGCCGAGGCGCTCGCGGTGTTCGGTGAGTTCGACCCCCGCCGTGACCTCACCGGTGGATGTTCCCTCAGCGACGCCCAGCTCGTCGTCGCCCGCAGCTACGGATTCCCCAGCTGGCAACGGCTCCGGGCGCACCTCGACGTGGTGGCGGAGTACTCGTACTGGCCGCGTCCGGTGGACGACACCGACGACGGTGCCGAGGGCGCCGGCTCCTCCGACGGCCGGGACCTGCCGGCGCTCGCCGACCGGTTCCTCGACCTCGCCTGCCTGAACTACACCCGGGACACCCGGCACCGGCCGGCCCGGGCGCGGGACCTTCTGCGTGCCCACCCGGAGGTCGCGAGGTTCTCCCTGCACACGATGGCGGCGGCCGGTGACGCGGCCGGACTCCGTGATGCGTTGGAGTGGGATCGTTCCCAGGTCGATCAGTCCGGCGGTCCGTACGGCTGGCCGCCGCTCATGTACCTGACGTACTCGCGGCTGGAGACGGGCGAACCGGTCGAGGCGGCGGAAGTGCTGCTGGCGGCCGGTGCCGACCCCGACTCCGGCCGCCTGTGGCAGGGAATGACGTCGGCGTTCACCGCGCTCACCGGCGCGTTCGGCGGTGGCGAGCAGGACCAGCCACCGCACCCGCGGGCGGTCGACCTGGCCCGGTTGCTGCTGCGGGCGGGCGCGGACCCGAACGACAACCAGGCCCTGTACAACAGGCAGTTCACCCCCGCGAACGACCACCTGGAGGTGCTGTTCGAGTTCGGGCTGGGCCGCGAGCACGAGAGCCCGTGGCGACGCCGGCTGGGCCACACCTATCCGTCGACGACCGCGATGGTCGAGGAACAGCTTCGGTGGGCCGCCGACCACGGGATGACCGCCCGGGTCAGGTTGCTGCTCGACCACGGTGTCGCGGCCGACGGCCGGGGCTACCACCCGAACTACGGCGAGCTCACCGCGTTGCAGTTGGCCACCCTGGCGGGCGAACGCGAGATCGCCCGGATGCTCCTCGACGCCGGCGCCGACCGCGGCCGGGTGGACGCGGTGCAGGAGTTCGTGGGCGCGTGCGTGGCCGGTGACCGGGCCGGGGTCGAACGGCTCACCGCTGTCAACCCCGGCTTGCCCGCGCACGTGCGGGAACAGTTCCCGGACGCGGGCGTCCTGGTGGCCCGTACCGGCAGCGTGGAGGCCATGCGGCTCGTGCTGGAGCAGGGCTTCGACGTGAACACCGGCGTACGCGGCGGTGTGCTCGGCCCGCCGCTGCGGCGCACCGCGCTGCACGAGGCCGCCCACGCGGGAAACCTTCCGCTCGTGCGGTTCCTGGTGGAGCAGGGCGCGGATCACGGGCTGCGCGACGCCTCCTTCGACGCGACGCCGCTCGGCTGGGCCGAGCACGGCGGCAACGAGGAGACCGCGGCGTACCTGCGTAGGCTCGGCTGA
- a CDS encoding ABC transporter ATP-binding protein encodes MMGGGMSTEKAMNFRGSSKRLVAMMRPERPVVVGVLVLGAISVGLSVLGPKILGHATNLIFAGVVGRQLPAGITKEQAIEGLRSRGQGDVADLLRTVDVVPGQGIDFHAVGMVLMAALGIFVVASLFALVQGRLTAVVVQKLAFRLREQAETKLARLPLGYFDRQPRGEVLSRTTNDIDNIAQTLQQALSQIVTSVLTIIGVLVMMIWISPLLAVIALVTVPVSVLVVALIGKRAQPQFIKQWATTGTLNAHIEEMYTGHALVKVFGRQREAAQTFAEQNEALFTSSFRAQFISGLIQPAMFFIGNLNYVLVAVIGGLRVASGTLSLGDVQAFIQYSRQFSQPITQVASMANLLQSGVASAERVFDLLDAEEQQADPSPSRRPQQVTGKVAFEHVSFRYDPDKPLIEDLSLVVEPGHTVAIVGPTGAGKTTLVNLLMRFYEVTGGRITLDGVDVTEMSRDDLRARIGMVLQDTWLFGGTIADNIAYGAGDVPRERIVAAAQATHADRFIRTLPDGYDTVMDEEGGNVSAGEKQLITIARAFLTEPSILVLDEATSSVDTRTEVLIQHAMTSLRAGRTSFVIAHRLSTIRDADVILVMENGRIVEQGNHEKLLAAGGAYARLYAAQFAQAVAEVD; translated from the coding sequence ATGATGGGCGGCGGGATGTCCACCGAGAAGGCGATGAACTTCCGCGGCTCGAGCAAGCGGCTGGTCGCCATGATGCGTCCCGAGCGCCCGGTGGTCGTCGGCGTCCTCGTCCTCGGCGCGATCAGCGTCGGGCTGTCGGTGCTCGGGCCGAAGATCCTCGGCCACGCCACCAACCTGATCTTCGCCGGCGTGGTGGGGCGCCAGCTTCCGGCCGGGATCACCAAGGAGCAGGCGATCGAGGGGCTGCGCTCACGCGGGCAGGGCGACGTCGCCGACCTGCTCCGCACGGTGGACGTCGTACCCGGACAGGGCATCGACTTCCACGCGGTCGGCATGGTGCTGATGGCAGCGCTCGGGATCTTCGTGGTGGCGTCGTTGTTCGCCCTTGTCCAGGGCAGGTTGACAGCGGTGGTCGTACAGAAGCTGGCGTTCCGGCTGCGCGAGCAGGCCGAGACCAAGCTCGCCCGGCTGCCGCTCGGCTACTTCGACCGGCAACCGCGCGGTGAGGTCCTGTCCCGTACGACGAACGACATCGACAACATCGCCCAGACCCTGCAGCAGGCGCTGAGCCAGATCGTCACCTCGGTGCTCACCATCATCGGTGTGCTGGTGATGATGATCTGGATCTCGCCGCTCCTCGCGGTCATCGCGCTGGTGACCGTGCCGGTGTCGGTGCTCGTGGTCGCGCTGATCGGCAAGCGCGCCCAGCCGCAGTTCATCAAGCAGTGGGCGACCACGGGAACGCTGAACGCCCACATAGAGGAGATGTACACCGGCCACGCACTGGTGAAGGTGTTCGGCCGGCAGCGGGAGGCCGCGCAGACCTTCGCCGAGCAGAACGAGGCGTTGTTCACCTCCAGCTTCCGGGCGCAGTTCATCTCCGGGCTGATCCAGCCGGCGATGTTCTTCATCGGCAACCTCAACTACGTGCTGGTCGCCGTGATCGGCGGGCTGCGGGTGGCGTCCGGGACACTGTCGCTGGGCGACGTGCAGGCGTTCATCCAGTACTCCCGGCAGTTCAGCCAGCCGATCACGCAGGTCGCCTCGATGGCCAACCTGCTGCAGTCCGGCGTCGCCTCGGCCGAGCGCGTCTTCGACCTGCTCGACGCCGAGGAGCAGCAGGCCGACCCGTCCCCGTCGCGGCGGCCACAGCAGGTGACCGGCAAGGTGGCGTTCGAGCACGTGTCCTTCCGGTACGACCCGGACAAGCCGCTGATCGAGGACCTGTCCCTGGTGGTCGAGCCCGGCCACACGGTGGCCATCGTCGGCCCGACCGGCGCGGGCAAGACGACGCTGGTCAACCTCCTCATGCGCTTCTACGAGGTGACCGGCGGGCGGATCACCCTCGACGGGGTGGACGTCACCGAGATGTCGCGGGACGACCTGCGCGCCCGGATCGGCATGGTGCTGCAGGACACCTGGCTGTTCGGCGGCACGATCGCCGACAACATCGCCTACGGCGCCGGCGACGTGCCGCGGGAGCGGATCGTGGCGGCGGCGCAGGCCACGCACGCCGACCGGTTCATCCGGACCCTGCCGGACGGCTACGACACCGTGATGGACGAGGAGGGCGGCAACGTCAGTGCCGGTGAGAAGCAGCTGATCACCATCGCCCGCGCATTCCTCACCGAGCCGTCGATCCTGGTGCTGGACGAGGCGACGTCGTCGGTGGACACCCGGACCGAGGTGCTCATCCAGCACGCGATGACCTCGCTGCGGGCCGGGCGTACCAGCTTCGTCATCGCCCACCGGCTGTCCACCATCCGCGACGCCGACGTGATCCTGGTGATGGAGAACGGCCGGATCGTCGAGCAGGGCAACCACGAGAAGCTGCTGGCCGCCGGCGGCGCGTACGCCCGGCTGTACGCCGCGCAGTTCGCCCAGGCGGTGGCCGAGGTCGACTGA